GGGCGGGCCTCCCTGGTGGGTGGAGTCTAGACGGATTGGGACCTGCAGAGGCCGCCCTTAGCTCGTGGAAGGGGCGGAACCGGGATCTCGCCCAGTCCTAGAGGAGCCGGAAGTGGCTAGGGAGTGCGGGGCCGGAGACACTTTACCTGCTGACCCTGTGGCCTCAGGTAGAAGCGGCGGCTCCGGGAGCCCGGAGTCCAGTGGGCAGCTCCCCAGGTAGGGCCCAACCAGGGCCGGAGATGAGATCCCCGTCCCCCGCCCCACCCGGCCCCGCCCATCTGGCCTGCCATCTGACCCTCATTCCTTCCCGATCCCGGGCCCGAGTCCCTCTCCAGATATGCGAAGGGAACTCCGGGGTGGTGAAGCCGGGCCtcacttcttccctctccccgACTCAGCGTCTCCGGGGTCCCGGGACATCCAGAATGGGGGATCGGGAGAGAAGGAGATATAAAAACCTCTCTGGGGAAAAGTTTCACCACCCCCAGCTTCACCCCTCAGGCAGACTGTGTGACGCTAGGGAAAACACCCACCCTTTCTGGTACTGAGTGTCCTCAGTTGCGGGGCCTTGCCCCGCAGGCCCTGAGACTGGGCAGGTCAGAGGCAGCAGCTGTGGAGGCAGCTAGGGATCCTGGGTGGAACTGTCTCTTGCACAGCTGGAGCAGGGCTGACCCTCCGACACCCTCTGGTCCTAGACAGAGCACTACTCACCACCATCCCTGAATCTGGGATCCCAGAAAGGCTGAGGGCTGACACCCAAGCAGCTTGTTCTGCCTTCCCTGTGGTGGGGATGTGTGCAGGCCTGGTGGGGTAGGGTGGCGTGTAGATGTTTGTGGACTCTGAGGCCTGGGCACCCTGGGAGGCCTGCCTGGAGCAAACAGCGAGGCCACCATTGTGCAGAGCCTTGAATGCCAAGTTCAGTCTGAACTGTCAACTCAGGGCAGGGGCCGTGTATTGGAGTCTGACCTGTCCTGCCCTCAGCACCAGCCTGAGTGAGTGAGGACTGTCACGATTCCAAAAACAATGCTGCAACTGATAGGTGGTGTGGGGGGGCGTTCAGTGCCTGTCGCTGCTTTATACCAGTTATGTCATGAGTTACTCAGGCATCCCTGTGTTATTGCCATTTAGGAGGCtgcagctgaggctcagagagatgaagtgacttgcccagggtcatagCTAGTAAGGGTCAGAGAGACAGTCTGGTGTCTTAACCACACTGCCTGCTGCCCCCCCCAGGATCTGGGCGTTGGTCATAAAGCCTCGATCTAGGACAGCAGGAAAGAGGGGGCCAGATGAGCAGGAAATTGGGGAATAGGCTTCAGAGGCCTTGGGAGGGAGGGATAGCATGAGTCCTTAGAGGAATTCAGCTGACCAAGTTCCCAGGGGAAGGAGACATATTTGGTTTTAGACCTGTGAGTTTGGGGGTAAAGGAGAGTATAGGAGAGCTGAGCAGAGCTCTCCTCCATCCAGAGCAGACCAAGGAGGCAGAGTTGGTCCCGGAGACAGGAGGTGTCTTCAGGAATGGGTGCGGGTAGAGGGGAGGGAGCCCGGGGCTTGATTCACAagactctccccctcccctccaaaaTACTGAGCAGACAGAGGTGGGACATCCACTCGTGAGCAGGGGAGCAAGGAGAGGAATGAATTCTAGGCTCCCATGACATTAGAGCTGAGAAGGTCTGAGAAATCCAGGCCGAATTtcatagaaggggaaacaggccAACAAGTTACTTGCCGGACCACATCCCACGAGTGGATCAGAGGAGGACCCGGCTGCCCCCTctgccactcagctttctcctATCTCAGTAGCTCTCAGCTGGGGGCAGTTTTgtcccccaggggacatttgacaAAGTGTGGAGACAGTTTGGTTGTTAGGAAGGAGAGTGCCacttggcatctagtgggtagaccAGGAATGCTGCTAAACGTCTTACAAGCCGCCCACCaacaccacaacaaagaattatcccaGCCCCAAACAGAGGTGGTGGTCAAGTTGAGAAACCCAGGAGCAGGTGGAGCTGAGCCTGTCTCCTCCGCCCTCTCCCCGCCCACCCACCACGGGCTCTTCTGCTCTGTGCAGGGCAGAACGTTGCCCCCACTCCCGGGGTGCCCCTCCCCTGCTCTTGctcctttaaaacaatttttttatatatacttattcatttatttttggctgtgctgggtcttccttgccgcgaaggctttctctggttttgaGTGGGttctactcttcattgcggtgcgtgggcttctcgtagcggtggcttctcttgttgcagtgcccgggctctagggtgcaagtgttgcagctcctgggctctagagcgctgACTCAGTCATTGtgacgcatgggcttagttgctccccagcatgtgaaatcttcccggaccagggatcgaacccgtatcccctgcattgccaggtgacaATGcaggattcttaactgctggactctTTGCCACTGAGGAAGCCAATCCTTGCTGCTTTGTATTCCTAGAAGCTTCTGGAGtcttctctgcttttcctggGCTCAGTGATCTAAAGCCCTGCCCACCACATGTCTCTCTTTGTCAGTGGGTCTCCCATATTTGTACTGTAGTGTTAAGGATGGAGAAACCAAAGTGGGAGTTTTCACCTACCACACAGCAGGTGTGCCTTGCAGGTAAAAGATGTGTTCAATTTGAGTGACATTTTAGGGGTCCAAAGAGTTTCATTTTATCCCAATTTTTTACTTTAGCAATTCTCATGGGACCTTATGTTTGTGAAGCTCTCGGTTTCTAActagctcccaggtgatgctgggcCCTGGAACAGCACATTTGGGATTTTGGTGAGACATTACAGGGCTGTGTAGAGAGGGCGGCCCTCTTTGTAGATGACCGTGGCATGGTTTGGGGACCACGGAGGGGAAGGAACCATGGTATGGAATCAGGAAACCAGGATATGAGTCATCACTCCCTCCCCCCATCTACAGCCTGCTAGCTTCATAGGGTTCAGATAAGTCACTTGACTTGTTTGACGGGTGATCTTGCATGGCAGGTCTGCCTGGAGGATACAGGATCAGAAGGAAGTGCCCTGTGAAGGTGGGATGGTTTGGGTCCCGGCAGTCAGAAGGGTATAGCCCACTGCCATTGGCCATCAGGGAAGGAGTGATGAGCTGAAGCTGGCGGGGCGGGCACCCGGCCAGCGTGGAGGTGGCTGTCATTACGGCCCTGGCTCTGCTCTGCAGCTGCTGCGCGGCCCCTGCCTCTGGCTGACCCAGCTCTGCCTGGTGTGAGAGCCGGAGGGACCGGTTTAGCTGGGAGAAGAAGGAACAGCTGTAATGGGCCAGGGGCCAGCCCAAAGCCTGAATGCGGGTCTGAGAGGTGGGGTCAGGGCTGAGAACTATGACTTAGAGACACTGAGATCAGGTCATGGCTGtgaatgggcttcccacatgTCCCAGGGAAACTGGGAAGAATTTGGGAGTTTGGGCTTTAAATTTTGTAGTGTGGGCCCAGCTGTGGGGGATGCCTTAGTGCAAGCATCTGAGAACTGAGCAAAGCCTTGGGTACCAGGGTTACCTCCACCCTTGGTCCCCCACACATTAGCCACAATCCTTTTAACTCCTAGGACCAGGAGGCAGCAAGCAACCCATTtctcagatgggaaaactgaggtccccttctcccctctgccTGGGACTGTCCCATATGACCCATGGGGGCCCTGGGCCTGATCTACCATGAGGCTGGCCCCTCACTGTACCCTAACATGGGGTGCCTGCGCTCTCCCTGCCCCTACAGTCAAGCCATCCCAGGGGTTCACAGCAAGGGCCCTGCAGCCACCCAGGCCTGGGAGCAAATCCTGGCTCCTCTCCTGATGAGTGGTGAGATCGTGGACAAGTCACtccgcctctctgagcctcagcctgGCTTGTCTGTAAACAGGGATAATGACCTGCTCGGCCGGCCTGGCAGGTTGTCAGGTTGTCGAGACGAGGAGCCCTGCCACTGAGCACTGTGGTCACGATTACTCATGGCATTTAGAGGCTTGCAGCGCCCTGGATGGCCTTACCCGGTGCCCCAATTTGACAGAGTGAGCATcacacttggagaagggaaggagcccCACGGCTGGTTGGGATCAGAAGCCACGTCTTCAGGCGCCCCTCCCAGCCCATCACAGCTGCCCATCTGCGGAGGCACTCCGAGGACCACCAGGACCACACGCCGGACACTGAGGTAGGTCCCAGGGGATCAGGCTGCGGGGCCTTCCCCAGAAATGGGGTGGACCCAGCATCTCTACTTTTTCACCGGCACAGCCATGAACTACATGGGGCAGCTGGCAGAGACCGTGTTCGGCACGGTGAAGGGCCTGTACCAGGGCCTGAACCCAGCCACGCTGAGCGGGGGCATCGACGTGCTGGTGGTGAGGCAGGTGGACGGCTCCTTCCGATGCTCGCCCTTCCACGTGCGCTTTGGCAAGCTGGGCGTCCTGCGCTCGCGGGAGAAGGTGGTGAGTGTTGGGCAGGAGAGGGGCcccccgggggtggggggtgggttctGGGAGCCAGAACAGGACCCAGACTTCCCTGGGGTGGCAGTGCGTCCTCCGGGCAGGCTTCccttcttttgtattttcttggGGTTGGATCGGGGGTTTGAGTCCAGGAGGGTCCCTGTTTTCCCCTGTAAGCAGCATATCAGGGCAGGCTTCCGTACTGGAGCCGTCAGACCGGCTTCAGCTTCCTAAGACCTTACCTGTGTGTTcctggtaagtcacttcacttgtgtgaATGGGTACATTCTCATCTCCCTGATGATGAACTCGGAGCTCactggggagaggtggggggagTTACTCACAAGTTAGTTCCTTCCCCTTAGGAGACCGGCTCTGTCTTCCAAGTTCTGGTCTGGTGAGCCCAGGCCCCCTTCACAATGGGGTGACTTTCCCAAATCCTAATAGGAGAGTGTAACCTTTCGGAAGATGGTGTAGCTGACTGGTTAAGGGCTTGGGTTGTAGCCTCAGACTTTCTGAGTTCATAGCCTTACTTGGCTACTTCCCAGAAAATTACttaacccctctgagcctcattttcctcatctgtaaagtggggatgatgATGGGAGCTATGGCCAGGggtggttgtgaagattaaatgagatggtcTATATAACACACTCTAGAGAGTCCCCAGGAAAGTGTCGTTATTAACACTTCATGTCATGCGCAGCTGTTTGGGTGCGCTCCTGGGTGTGGGGACCACCAGTGACAAGATGGATCatgttctgggacttccctggtggtccagcagtttaAGACTCCATCCTTCCAGtacagggacatgggttcagtccctggtcagggaactaagatcccacatgccgcatggGGTGgccagaaagttaaaaaaaaaaaaatcatcttcttGTGCTGATGGGCTGTGGGAGAGAGAGGAACACAGAAACCAAGGCATAAACAAGAATACTGAGATGGTGAGCAGAGACCCTCGGAGTGGGGATCAAGGGGCGCCCcaaggtggggagggaagagagagagccaGAAAGTGCAGTGCACTGGGGCAGCAGGCAGCCTGTGTCCCCAGGACCAGCCTGGAGGCCAGTGGACAGGAGGTGGGAGTGGAGGATGACAGCGGGGACCCCAGCCCCACCACGCCCTGTTACAGGTGGACATCGAGATCAACGGGGAGCCGGTGGACCTGCACATGAAGCTGGGGGACAGCGGGGAGGCCTTCTTCGTCCAGGAGCTGGAGAGCGATGAGGTGAGCGCGTCTTCACTGGTGACCCCtctgggcagggcctggggtTTGGGAATGCTTTACCTCCGTGAGGAACTCGGAGGCCAGCGAGTCACAAGGCCATGCGACCACCGCCCCATCCAGCCTCCAGGCCTGTTTTCCCGCCCCCTCAGCCCTGCCCCTGCTTTGCTCCACAGGAAGACGTGCCTCCCCGCCTGTGCACGTCACCCATCCcttggggaggcctggcggggTTCCCTTCGGACTCCCAGCTGGGCACCACCAGCGAGCCGGACGCCAGCACCGCGGGCATGGCCTCCAGCGGGCGGAAGAAGAAACGGCGCAGGAGGAAAACCAAGCGGAAGGAGGGCGCTGTGGCGGCCGATTCTAGTTCAGAGGAGCTGGAGGCGGGCAATGGGAGTGAGCCATCCCTGCTGGAAAAGCCAAGGCCGGAGCCCCCAGGGTATGTACGGGGCTGCGGGTGCGGGCACGCCACCTGGGGTTCAAGCTCAGTTTCCTCTGCTGATACTGTGTGACCCTGCTCAGGGTACCTGTCCTGTCAGTGACTGTTTATTTCCCTGTGGCCCCCTCAGCAGCATCCAGCCAGAAGGTGCGTCCTCAGCGGAGCCCAAAGACATCTACCCCTACTCTGACGGCGAGTGGCACCCCCAGGCCAGGTGAGCGTCCAGGTGGGCCACAGGCAGAGACTCAAAGCCAAGGTCCCAGAGGGGTCTCCTCGTACATTTTGCTGATGAGTAATGATACAAAACATATTTATTGCATTTACCAGCCTGTATATCTTTTGTGTAAAGTGTTGATATTCAACTgtcttgcccattttttttttttttaattgcagtaaaatacacatgggacttccctggtggtctagtagttaagactccatacttccaaggctgggggcctgggtttgatccctgattggggaactaggatcctacatgctgcacgGTACAGCcaaaaagttgaaaagaaaaaacatagcatttatcattttaaccattttaaagaatttcctggtggctcaagtgataaagaatctgcctgcaatgcaggagacccggattcgatccctgggtcaggaagatcccctggagaagggaatggctaaccactctagtattcttgccttgaaaatcccatggacagaagagcctggcagactaaagTACATggggtctgacacgactgagcaactaactcatcTTCAGCCATTTTAAGGgacacaattcagtggcatttcgTATACTCACGATATTGTAGAACCATCACCCCCCTCGAGTTCTAAAGCCTTTTCACACCCTTAATGGAACCCCTAAACCCATTAAGAAGTCACAGCCTGGGGCTTGCTGGtgccccagtggttaagactctatacatgcaatgcagggagtgtgggttcaatccctggttggggaagtgagATCTCACATGGCACacagcccaagaaaaagaagccaCAACTTTGCTCAttgttgttttttctccttttaattggATTGCCTTCTTATTGTTGATTtacaggagttctttatatatttatatattctttatatattccagatCCAATACAGGTATAAATacatgttaccaaaaaaaaaaaaatgttcccagGCTGGAGAGGGCGGCAGGGGGTGGCCGGCTGGCTTGGAGGCCCCTGAGTTCTTGCTTCCTGCAGCCTCTCACCAGGTGAGCTAACATCTCCCAAGAGTGACTCGGAGCTGGAACTGCGGACCCCCGAGCCCAGTCCCCTGAGAGTGGAGTCCCACGTGCAGTGGGCCTGGGGGAGGCTGCCGAAGGTGAGTCCCCTCTGTGTCAGTCCCCCAGCCTTACCTCTCAGAGGCTCCATGGCCCCTGCAGGTCAGGACTGGAACGACTGAGACTTGGCCCGCCTCCCTGAGGCCTTGCAGGCTGTGGGAAGTAGGCCCTGCCCCGTCCCCATCATCCCCCATCTGTTTGATTGAAGGTCGGCAAAGCTGAGTGGCCCGAGTCCTCGGTGGTCGCTGATGCCAGCTCCAGGACAGCCTCTCCACCTCAGGGGGCGCCCAGCACCCCTTCTGCCTCTGTGATTGGCGTGGACCCTCCAGGACCCCCAACCCTGCAGAGAGGGGCTGGCACTGACCTTCTTCAGCCTGACACGGAGGCGCCCGCTCTGGCGGGTCCCCCTCTCTCTGCCCCTGAGAGGgaggaaaccaagactcagagTTCGGGGGACGCGGGGGCCCGTCCTCCGTCCAAATCCTGGAGCTGGGCTGCTTTGGAAGACCCTGCTCACACCCGGAAGCCAGAGAGGGTCTCCCAGAGGAAAGGCGAGTGATGGCCGGACCCCTCCCAGTGCTTCCCTGGCCTCAGGTTATCccctgagtggactccgggactTCAGGCACatttaagcacctactgtgtgcactGTGTCTGGCCCAGCCCTCCTTGTGGAACTCACAGTCTGTGGAGCAGACAGATGACACGGGCGTAAAGCGGGGAGAGTGTAACGCGGTGCATACCAGACAGAATCATTGGTTGGGACGGGGGCTGTTTAAATCATGGGCCTGGGGAAGGCCTCTCTGAGCGGGTGATGCCTGAGCTGAGACGTGGGCCATAAAGATCCAGCCAAGTAAGGACCAAGGGAAGTGAAttctaggcagaggaaacagcatggtgatgaggagggagagaggttTCGTGTCTAGGAACCGAGGCAGATGGTGTATCTTAAGTTATGCCAGGGAGAGTGTTAAGAGAGGAAATTGGCTCCTGAGCTGTCCACATGGGTAGTCACTGGCTACATCtgcctatttaaaattaaaattaaaagtgtatgttgctcagtcatatccgactctttgcaaccccgtggactgtagcctgccaggctcctctgtccatgggattctccaggcaagaatactggagtgggaaacccatttccttctccaggggatcttcatgacccagggattgaaccgtggcctcctgcactgcaggcagattctttactgcctgagccaccagggaattcccaaattaaaattaattaaaatgaagtaGCACTTGGAGGACttacctggaggtccagtggtacAGACTCCCCACTTCTACTGCAGAGGGCAAGGACTCAgttcctgtttggggaactaagatctcatcaCGCCACGTTTAAGTATGCCCCACGACCTCGTGTGGTCAGCAGCTACCGTAGTGCACCACCAGACCTGGGACCTTCCCAGCCTTGTAGACGGTTAACCCTGGACCAGACAGCGCCACCTTGTGGTGCTTGGGGGTAGGGGACGCAGAGTGCTCCCAAGAGTCCACCTTGCTGGGTTAGGCCGACAGATGCCCCCGCCTCTCCCGCCAGGTTCCCTGAAAAGAAGCCAGCACCTGGGCCCCAGTGACATCTACCTGGATGACCTGCCCTCCCTGGACTCTGAGAACGCAGCCCTTTACTTCCCCCAGAGGTGCCCGGGTTCTGGGCTCCAGGGTGTCTTGGGATCGAGGCCCGTGGGGCCAGGGGTCGGGTAGCAGGGGCCAGGCCCTCCTCCCAGCCGCCTCCTCCTATTCATGTCCCTGTTGGTCCTTTCATCCCCAGCAACAGTGGGCTGGGGGCCGGGAAGCAGAGTGCACCGGACAGCCTGAAGCCCTTGGGGGACTGCAACCCCGACCAGGAGCCAGAGCCCACTGCGGACACAGCAGACACAGTGGCGCTGTCCCTCTGTGGGGGCCTGGCCGACAGCAGGGACGTCTCTGTGGGTATGATCGGCAGTGGCCCCTGCCCTCCCTAGGACTGTCACTGAGCCCAGGGGGcaagagaagggaggaaagacCCTCGAGGGTGGGCAGCGGAGGTGTACATGAGGCTTCGTGGAGCCCACCCTCGGCCAGCAAGTGCTGGGCGTCCCCAAGACCCCGTGAAGCTGATGTTAAGTGATGCCGAGCTCTGACTCCAGGACGGCCTGGGGTGGGACCGGCAGACGCCAGAGCCCTGGGGAGCCAGGAGCCCTGCTCTGGTCGAGCTGCAAGAGGCCCCAGGGGCAGAGATGGGGcagctgggaggggtggggacagggggtCACACGGGACATTAGCCTCACCTCTCGCTCTCTGCCTCTGCACCCAGAGAAGTTCAGCCAGCACCTGGTCTCCTATGAGGACCTCGCCCAAAACCCTGGCCTCCTGGACGACCCGAGCCTGGTGGTGAAGATCAACAAGCAGTGGGTACTGGGACGGGGCCGCTGGGTTGCCCCTCCCTCCACGGCCCTGACGCCCCATCTGTCTCTGCAGACATTATAACTGGGCTGTAGCTGCCCCCATGATCCTGTCCCTGCAAGCCTTTCAGAAAAACTTGCCCAAGGTAATGGTTGGAGCTCCCCCCGGATCTCCTGGGGGAAGGGGCCCCTTGGCAAGGAAAGGGAGGGTGGGCAGAGATGGGCCTGGGGCTGATTGACGGCAGGACCCACTCGGGGAGGAGAGACTCAGGCTCCCTGAAGCCTTGCCCCAGGCGGTGTGGGCGAAGCACCCCTCCCTTTCCCTGGCTTCCTGCCATGGATAAGTCCATTTGGAATGGATTTGGACTTCAGAGGAATTCAAGGCAAACCAGAGGCCACAGGGACGTGCCTTCAGCAGGAGCTTTTTGGACCTGAGAGACAGTCTTGGGAGGTGGAGGTCCCACCCCTCACCTTCCCCAGAGACCCTCTCCAGGCTGGGCTTGGGATCTTGCTTTATCAGCACACAGttgttgagtacctactatgtgccgggCCCAGACCAGGGAGAGTCATGCCCTCATAGGGAGATATTTAACCAGAGACTCAGTCAAATGAGTATACAGTTCAACTGCGAGAAATGGGAAGGAGGGGTCTGGGGTGCTTTGAGAGCCTCCAGCAGGGATTTTGCTGACGTCTGAAGGGTGAGTAAACGAGGGTGGGGAGCAGCCTGTGCGGATGCTCAGAGGTGGAAGGTCCAGCCTCTGTAGTCCCTCCCAGAACCTCCACCCCGCACAGGGCTGACCTGCACCCAGCCCTTCTGCCCCTCGGGAGCCATCCAGGGCCCCGCCCTATCTGGCCCATCCTTATTAGCTTGGTTAGGCTTGCCCGAATGACCGGATGTTGACAGCAGGTGCCTCTCGTTGGTGCCGCTCAGCTCTGCCCTCTGGTTGGCTGTAGGTCTAAGCTGGGACCCCAGAGCCTGTGGGAAAGGAGAGGGTCTCCCCCGGCCCCCCGCTTGGCTCtcctcaccttcagttcagttcagttcagttcagtcgctcagtcgtgtctgactctttgtgactcctcaCCTTAACCCGGACAAACTTAGGAGAAGGACCAACTTAGGAGAAGCTCCACCAGCCCAAGTGATTGGCACTAAGTCCCTTAAGTCGTGCCCAATTctgcacaaccccatggactataacccgccaggctcctctgtcatgggattctccaggcaagaatagtggagtggattgtcatgccctcctccaggagatctccgcGACCCAGGGAGAGATCGAACCCgcctctcttacgtctcctgtattggcaggctggttctttaccactagcagcacctgggaagccccagcctctTCCCTGCCTAGGTGGACACCCTGGCACTTGTCCTCCTGACTTGGGTCCTCCATTCTGTATTTGCAGGAAGCTGAGAAGTCTCCTAGGTGGGCCTGGGCTGAGCTATCCCTGGGATTACCTAGCACAAACATAATCAGAGTTTTTCACAGGGTTGTGCTGTCCCCACCAGACAATGATGGTCACGTGTGCAGAGAAGGAGGCTGCTCAGGGGATAGATCACTAACCTTAGGAATTACCCATGTTGGTCTTGGAGGTTGAGGGTGGTATTGACTAGAGACTGTCCCCGCCGCCACTTGGTGGCATTATACAGGGAGCACCAGATCTTGAGAAACTCTCAAAGCACTGCCTTCAGCCACCAGAGTAGGGCTGATGGTAGTAGATCTTGATTCATGAGATCTGGAGGCCAGGCCAAGGCTGGGCTAGAGCTAGGGGACCAGCTCtagctggggtggggtggaggcaggCAGAAGTGGCCTTTGTTCTCCCACACTTATCTCCTAGAATCATTGCTCAAAATCCCAAGATGGGGGTGAGTAGGCTTCTTTAGCCTCCACATGTAGATAGCACCTTGCTTTAGGGTCAGCCCTAGACTCTGGGTTCATGGGAGTACCCAGGGCAAGGTAAGGTGGGTTTGTGTGGGGCAGGAGAAAACACCAGTGGCCTTCCTCTGCCGGCAGAGCACTGTGGACAAGCTGGAGAAGGAGAAGATGCCCCGGAAGGGAGGCCGGTGGTGGTTTTCCTGGCGACGcagggatttcccagccaaggagGTGGGTGATCATGGTCCCAGGGCAGGCCCCGGATGGGCAGCGGGCAGGAGTTCACTAGATGGATATTCCCCCCACAGTGCAGCGCCCAGAGGGAGAAAACCACAGTGCGGGAGCAGCGGGGGTAAGTCAGGTCTCGTGGCTGGGGCTCTGCAGCTGGAGCAGGAGCTGGGGAGGATGGCCGCGGGGGGCGGATAGAGCCAGCACCCCTCCCCTGCCGTGGGTCTTTGTCATTCCGCAATCACTTCTACACCCCTTCTTTTTCCTGGGAcatgtccccatttcacagatgggaaaacctACATATACCGAAGGTCTcacagccaggaagtggcagagctggaaggggTACCCAGAAAACTGGCCCGGACAAGGGGCTACCTTATGAAGGAGTGGGGCATCCCCTCTCCCCCAGGGGCCGGCTGACCTTGCTTCCTTTTCTCATGTCTGAAGCGGCCCAGAGTGTCCAAGGCTGGGAGGGGGCATG
This portion of the Ovis canadensis isolate MfBH-ARS-UI-01 breed Bighorn chromosome 13, ARS-UI_OviCan_v2, whole genome shotgun sequence genome encodes:
- the LPIN3 gene encoding phosphatidate phosphatase LPIN3 isoform X3, whose amino-acid sequence is MNYMGQLAETVFGTVKGLYQGLNPATLSGGIDVLVVRQVDGSFRCSPFHVRFGKLGVLRSREKVVDIEINGEPVDLHMKLGDSGEAFFVQELESDEEDVPPRLCTSPIPWGGLAGFPSDSQLGTTSEPDASTAGMASSGRKKKRRRRKTKRKEGAVAADSSSEELEAGNGSEPSLLEKPRPEPPGSIQPEGASSAEPKDIYPYSDGEWHPQASLSPGELTSPKSDSELELRTPEPSPLRVESHVQWAWGRLPKVGKAEWPESSVVADASSRTASPPQGAPSTPSASVIGVDPPGPPTLQRGAGTDLLQPDTEAPALAGPPLSAPEREETKTQSSGDAGARPPSKSWSWAALEDPAHTRKPERVSQRKGSLKRSQHLGPSDIYLDDLPSLDSENAALYFPQSNSGLGAGKQSAPDSLKPLGDCNPDQEPEPTADTADTVALSLCGGLADSRDVSVEKFSQHLVSYEDLAQNPGLLDDPSLVVKINKQHYNWAVAAPMILSLQAFQKNLPKSTVDKLEKEKMPRKGGRWWFSWRRRDFPAKECSAQREKTTVREQRGEKTEAVSSEDDTLDSPVILEAPSPPPSPPARARSYKKSLRLSSSQIRLNLQEGANDVVFSVTTQYQGTCRCRATIYLWKWDDKVVISDIDGTITKSDTLGHILPQLGKDWTHQGITSLYHKIHLNGYKFLYCSARAIGMANLTKGYLQWVSEGGCGLPKGPILLSPSSLFSALHREVIERKPEVFKIACLSDIQQLFLPQEQPFYAAFGNRPNDVTAYQQVGLPACRIFTVNPRGELSQELIKNHKSTYERLSEVVELLFPPVARGPSTDLAHPEYSNFCYWREPLAPVDLNALA
- the LPIN3 gene encoding phosphatidate phosphatase LPIN3 isoform X1, translated to MNYMGQLAETVFGTVKGLYQGLNPATLSGGIDVLVVRQVDGSFRCSPFHVRFGKLGVLRSREKVVDIEINGEPVDLHMKLGDSGEAFFVQELESDEEDVPPRLCTSPIPWGGLAGFPSDSQLGTTSEPDASTAGMASSGRKKKRRRRKTKRKEGAVAADSSSEELEAGNGSEPSLLEKPRPEPPGSIQPEGASSAEPKDIYPYSDGEWHPQASLSPGELTSPKSDSELELRTPEPSPLRVESHVQWAWGRLPKVGKAEWPESSVVADASSRTASPPQGAPSTPSASVIGVDPPGPPTLQRGAGTDLLQPDTEAPALAGPPLSAPEREETKTQSSGDAGARPPSKSWSWAALEDPAHTRKPERVSQRKGSLKRSQHLGPSDIYLDDLPSLDSENAALYFPQSNSGLGAGKQSAPDSLKPLGDCNPDQEPEPTADTADTVALSLCGGLADSRDVSVEKFSQHLVSYEDLAQNPGLLDDPSLVVKINKQHYNWAVAAPMILSLQAFQKNLPKSTVDKLEKEKMPRKGGRWWFSWRRRDFPAKECSAQREKTTVREQRGEKTEAVSSEDDTLDSPVILEAPSPPPSPPARARSYKKSLRLSSSQIQRLNLQEGANDVVFSVTTQYQGTCRCRATIYLWKWDDKVVISDIDGTITKSDTLGHILPQLGKDWTHQGITSLYHKIHLNGYKFLYCSARAIGMANLTKGYLQWVSEGGCGLPKGPILLSPSSLFSALHREVIERKPEVFKIACLSDIQQLFLPQEQPFYAAFGNRPNDVTAYQQVGLPACRIFTVNPRGELSQELIKNHKSTYERLSEVVELLFPPVARGPSTDLAHPEYSNFCYWREPLAPVDLNALA
- the LPIN3 gene encoding phosphatidate phosphatase LPIN3 isoform X2 translates to MNYMGQLAETVFGTVKGLYQGLNPATLSGGIDVLVVRQVDGSFRCSPFHVRFGKLGVLRSREKVVDIEINGEPVDLHMKLGDSGEAFFVQELESDEEDVPPRLCTSPIPWGGLAGFPSDSQLGTTSEPDASTAGMASSGRKKKRRRRKTKRKEGAVAADSSSEELEAGNGSEPSLLEKPRPEPPGIQPEGASSAEPKDIYPYSDGEWHPQASLSPGELTSPKSDSELELRTPEPSPLRVESHVQWAWGRLPKVGKAEWPESSVVADASSRTASPPQGAPSTPSASVIGVDPPGPPTLQRGAGTDLLQPDTEAPALAGPPLSAPEREETKTQSSGDAGARPPSKSWSWAALEDPAHTRKPERVSQRKGSLKRSQHLGPSDIYLDDLPSLDSENAALYFPQSNSGLGAGKQSAPDSLKPLGDCNPDQEPEPTADTADTVALSLCGGLADSRDVSVEKFSQHLVSYEDLAQNPGLLDDPSLVVKINKQHYNWAVAAPMILSLQAFQKNLPKSTVDKLEKEKMPRKGGRWWFSWRRRDFPAKECSAQREKTTVREQRGEKTEAVSSEDDTLDSPVILEAPSPPPSPPARARSYKKSLRLSSSQIQRLNLQEGANDVVFSVTTQYQGTCRCRATIYLWKWDDKVVISDIDGTITKSDTLGHILPQLGKDWTHQGITSLYHKIHLNGYKFLYCSARAIGMANLTKGYLQWVSEGGCGLPKGPILLSPSSLFSALHREVIERKPEVFKIACLSDIQQLFLPQEQPFYAAFGNRPNDVTAYQQVGLPACRIFTVNPRGELSQELIKNHKSTYERLSEVVELLFPPVARGPSTDLAHPEYSNFCYWREPLAPVDLNALA